From Paenibacillus graminis, a single genomic window includes:
- a CDS encoding SWIM zinc finger family protein, translating into MQPNLMINDAEWDKLISDVAYYFEDLTLKRGFQYYKQNRVRSFRMISSRRVMAVVEGREDYAVSMELDSLTDSHCDCPVQGPCKHMAAVLMSVAESQERSVNMLANAKAVIDRKKAEALEAAAAAGVSGGRREQAKELAGLIPGATVEEWRNYMALLTAPLAQTVRNPHYAERALSAIAQAKADLPPGAELLFQLNAHLFILESLITPSGSHNAGSLSSFGYSLGYYTAIAVSELQEAITSLMKRSLPLASEPEAWPRLKDTLAHVQLEMLTESRDRLREQPYFSFCYDQLWQRWIAPNASDPALYLEELEALRERAGGLGAAVNRSALLLAESRMYFYLSDDKAAWERLAAASERPGLHPDELLGCLEPLAEAGHWSRLAAWLETTGPLLSSRLYNLHRYAGYWEEVVRRLPETEPRMWDTLSAMLPLSGDIYEGKLLDHGKWREWMDYQLSSGKEPSDFRVSDLQPVEKNAPELLLPFYHQAAERFVLEKNRHSYKAAVKLLKRLAKLYKKMKREERWAEFLDAFTGRHSRLRALQEELRKGKLIP; encoded by the coding sequence ATGCAGCCTAATTTAATGATAAACGATGCCGAGTGGGATAAGCTCATCTCAGATGTGGCTTACTATTTTGAGGATCTGACCCTCAAGCGGGGATTTCAATATTATAAACAGAACCGTGTCCGTTCCTTTCGGATGATCTCGTCCCGGAGAGTGATGGCGGTTGTCGAGGGCAGAGAGGATTACGCTGTCAGTATGGAGCTGGACAGCTTGACGGACAGCCACTGCGATTGCCCCGTTCAGGGACCCTGCAAGCATATGGCGGCTGTGCTGATGAGTGTTGCCGAGTCGCAGGAACGGTCCGTGAATATGCTGGCCAATGCCAAGGCCGTCATCGACCGGAAGAAGGCAGAGGCTCTGGAGGCTGCCGCTGCTGCCGGCGTTTCCGGCGGCCGCCGGGAACAGGCGAAAGAGCTCGCCGGGCTGATTCCCGGGGCAACGGTAGAAGAGTGGCGTAACTACATGGCGCTGCTCACCGCGCCGCTGGCGCAGACTGTGCGCAATCCGCACTATGCGGAGCGGGCGCTCAGCGCCATTGCGCAGGCAAAGGCCGACCTCCCCCCTGGCGCTGAGCTGCTGTTTCAGCTTAATGCGCATTTGTTCATCCTGGAGAGCCTGATTACACCTAGCGGCTCGCATAACGCAGGGTCCCTCTCATCTTTTGGTTACTCGCTGGGATATTATACCGCCATTGCCGTCTCTGAGCTTCAAGAAGCGATTACAAGCCTCATGAAGCGCAGCCTGCCGCTCGCCTCTGAGCCGGAGGCATGGCCGAGGCTTAAGGATACGCTGGCTCATGTACAGCTTGAGATGCTGACGGAATCACGCGACCGTCTGCGGGAGCAGCCTTATTTCTCTTTCTGCTACGATCAGCTCTGGCAGCGCTGGATTGCCCCGAACGCCAGCGATCCGGCGCTCTATCTGGAGGAGCTTGAAGCGCTCCGTGAACGGGCTGGCGGGCTGGGCGCTGCTGTTAACCGCTCGGCACTGCTGCTGGCTGAGAGCCGGATGTACTTCTACCTGAGCGACGACAAAGCCGCCTGGGAACGGCTGGCTGCCGCCTCTGAACGGCCGGGCCTGCATCCGGACGAGCTGCTTGGCTGCCTGGAGCCGCTCGCCGAAGCCGGGCACTGGTCCCGTCTTGCAGCCTGGCTTGAAACGACAGGACCTCTGCTGAGCAGCCGCTTATATAATCTGCACAGATATGCCGGATACTGGGAAGAAGTGGTCCGCCGCCTGCCAGAGACGGAACCCCGAATGTGGGACACGCTGTCCGCGATGCTTCCGCTCTCAGGCGATATCTATGAAGGCAAGCTGCTGGACCACGGCAAGTGGCGGGAATGGATGGACTATCAGCTGTCCTCCGGCAAGGAGCCTTCCGATTTCCGGGTGAGCGACCTGCAGCCGGTAGAGAAAAATGCGCCGGAGCTGCTGCTGCCGTTCTACCATCAGGCTGCGGAACGGTTCGTGCTGGAGAAAAACCGCCACAGCTATAAAGCTGCGGTGAAACTATTGAAGCGTCTTGCCAAGCTGTACAAAAAGATGAAGCGCGAGGAGCGGTGGGCAGAATTCCTGGATGCCTTCACGGGCCGGCACAGCCGGCTTCGCGCACTGCAGGAGGAGCTGAGGAAAGGAAAGCTGATCCCATGA
- a CDS encoding helix-turn-helix domain-containing protein translates to MLRFKLKYLLNNKQNRLILMLTVSVSLLIILIGLFSYREYRNALDTELNTPNIELLQINLDVTNRAFREADNKAVDLSFHQAVLKYINADAEDAEIAAEPQDVLKTLATEPDIHAISVIKFKDHSVISSGYGYKASWEEAPEHAWTPWIEKMKEKPLLIKRRVYTGTDPQLSNTELLSLARPIVRNGEVAGAVLIDLDYDMLFSKLYSHLSSYQFVYNLEGELIYPKLNLPFPLTEMDKVLKDIDVSPFTHVKIEGKAYMANQTFSNVTGWRMLSLVPMEQLLKNVTTARNMMLMLSLISIAVGCSAIYYYNFAAFRPLKRINKLLTPDIAAAGHGNLYDLEPVIGKLVGDFQSKSLVADWSLPELRSKYVNDLISRSMGTQEMRTKWEHYFADWEENPLELLIISIDRHAQWAAAFVEEDQMLLKYAMNNIVLEYFEPAWRAVTTAPQKDSLAVLLQPRELEEKELKEESARLVVLLQEVLKISVSIGVGSTASGVAQAARSYDQSMHALSGRLYEGYGLVHAYPEAESKYTESVGAADEAWRQEVLHALKSSDGGTALEWVRRGTKDTRKLGIQPQKVFRSINDLLEEIMSMATTGGYPLPAELADYTRHQVTTMDLAEIEDMLCRIAVHMAGVLGAHRQSKEYLLVQNLIAYMESHLQENIGLQDIAGHINMGVSSVSTIFKEETGSTVYDYLTNLRIDKACGLLQDSGLKIADIALQVGYQNENSFIRAFRKIKSTTPGKFRESSKYPSGYADRPKPRRSGVSEDSE, encoded by the coding sequence ATGCTGCGCTTTAAGTTAAAATATTTGCTGAACAACAAACAAAACCGGCTGATCCTGATGTTGACCGTCAGTGTGTCGCTGCTGATTATACTGATTGGCCTGTTCTCCTACAGAGAGTACCGGAATGCGCTCGATACGGAGCTGAACACGCCAAATATTGAACTGCTGCAGATCAATCTGGATGTCACCAACAGGGCATTCCGCGAGGCGGACAATAAAGCGGTGGATTTATCCTTTCACCAGGCTGTTCTGAAATACATCAATGCAGACGCTGAAGATGCGGAGATCGCCGCCGAGCCGCAGGATGTACTGAAAACGCTCGCCACAGAGCCGGACATTCATGCCATCAGCGTGATCAAATTCAAAGATCATTCCGTGATTTCGAGCGGCTACGGCTACAAGGCCTCCTGGGAGGAAGCGCCGGAGCATGCCTGGACCCCGTGGATTGAGAAGATGAAGGAGAAGCCGCTGCTGATCAAAAGAAGAGTCTACACCGGCACCGACCCCCAGCTCAGCAATACGGAGCTGCTCTCGTTAGCCCGTCCAATCGTCCGGAACGGGGAGGTTGCGGGAGCGGTATTGATTGATCTGGATTACGACATGCTGTTCTCCAAACTGTACAGCCATTTGTCGAGCTATCAATTTGTGTACAATCTGGAAGGCGAATTGATCTATCCCAAGCTGAACCTCCCGTTTCCCCTTACGGAAATGGATAAGGTGCTGAAGGATATTGATGTAAGCCCTTTTACCCACGTGAAGATTGAAGGCAAGGCTTACATGGCCAACCAGACCTTCTCCAATGTGACCGGCTGGCGGATGCTTTCACTGGTTCCCATGGAGCAGCTGCTCAAAAATGTGACCACCGCGCGCAATATGATGCTTATGCTGTCATTGATTTCCATCGCTGTAGGGTGCTCGGCCATTTACTATTATAATTTCGCGGCCTTCCGGCCTTTGAAACGGATCAACAAGCTGTTGACTCCGGATATAGCGGCAGCCGGTCATGGCAATCTGTATGATCTGGAGCCGGTGATCGGCAAGCTGGTGGGTGATTTCCAGAGCAAATCGCTGGTCGCGGATTGGAGTCTGCCGGAGCTGCGGTCCAAATACGTAAATGATCTGATCAGCCGGAGCATGGGCACGCAGGAAATGCGGACCAAATGGGAGCATTATTTTGCAGATTGGGAGGAAAACCCCCTCGAGCTGCTGATAATATCCATTGACCGCCATGCACAGTGGGCAGCGGCCTTTGTGGAAGAGGATCAGATGCTGCTGAAATATGCGATGAACAATATTGTACTGGAATATTTCGAACCAGCCTGGAGAGCCGTGACCACTGCTCCGCAGAAGGACAGTCTGGCCGTGCTGCTTCAGCCCCGGGAGCTGGAAGAGAAGGAGCTTAAGGAGGAATCGGCCAGACTGGTCGTTCTACTGCAGGAGGTGCTGAAGATCTCTGTGTCCATCGGTGTGGGCAGCACGGCTTCAGGCGTTGCACAAGCGGCCCGTTCCTACGATCAATCCATGCACGCCTTGTCCGGTCGCTTGTATGAGGGGTACGGCCTGGTTCATGCTTACCCGGAAGCGGAGAGCAAATATACCGAAAGTGTCGGTGCTGCGGATGAAGCCTGGAGGCAGGAAGTGCTGCACGCGCTGAAGTCATCGGATGGGGGGACAGCCCTGGAGTGGGTACGCAGAGGTACAAAAGATACACGCAAACTAGGCATACAGCCGCAAAAGGTCTTCCGCTCCATCAATGACCTGCTGGAGGAGATTATGAGTATGGCCACAACCGGAGGGTATCCGCTTCCCGCTGAGCTTGCGGATTACACCAGGCATCAGGTGACAACTATGGATCTGGCTGAAATTGAGGATATGCTGTGCCGCATTGCCGTTCATATGGCGGGTGTGCTGGGAGCGCACCGTCAGTCCAAGGAATATCTGCTTGTGCAGAATCTGATTGCGTATATGGAGAGCCACTTGCAAGAGAATATCGGGCTTCAGGATATCGCAGGGCATATCAATATGGGGGTATCTTCTGTCAGCACGATCTTCAAGGAAGAGACCGGATCAACGGTATATGACTACCTCACCAACCTGAGAATTGATAAAGCCTGCGGGCTTTTGCAGGATAGCGGCCTGAAGATTGCCGACATCGCCCTTCAGGTGGGGTACCAGAATGAGAACAGCTTCATCCGGGCCTTCCGCAAAATCAAATCGACGACACCGGGCAAGTTCCGGGAGAGCAGCAAATATCCCAGCGGATATGCAGATCGGCCAAAACCGCGCCGTTCCGGCGTTTCTGAGGATTCAGAATAA
- a CDS encoding tripartite tricarboxylate transporter substrate binding protein, whose product MLLKRGMRIGVWTASLLAVVSLFLIGSRIANDRGNKGNNADFPEKPITLIVPYAAGGGTDATARALAKAAEKILGQPVIVVNRTGGGGSVGLMEGAGAKGDGYTVTFLPAELTILPHLGLLPITYEKFKPIAQTNFDPSAITVRQGAPWQTVNEFLDFAKAHPGELKMGNAGTGSIWHLAAITLERETGVRFAHIPFEGAGPAVSALMDGFVDAVPVSPAEVKKYVDEGKLRTLAVNADKRSDALPGVPTLEEQTGIHVNFTGTWRGLAVPKDTPDAIADILAGAFIKGTEDKAFREYMNVNGLGLLVKDGKAFSRQLKESDDTFAQMIPELGLSRK is encoded by the coding sequence ATGCTTTTGAAACGGGGAATGCGAATAGGAGTCTGGACAGCATCGTTACTGGCTGTGGTCAGCCTCTTTCTTATTGGAAGCCGCATAGCGAACGATCGCGGCAACAAGGGGAATAACGCTGATTTCCCCGAGAAGCCGATCACATTAATTGTGCCGTACGCTGCAGGCGGAGGAACGGATGCAACAGCAAGGGCATTAGCCAAAGCAGCAGAGAAGATTCTGGGACAGCCCGTTATCGTTGTCAACCGGACAGGCGGAGGAGGCTCCGTCGGACTGATGGAAGGTGCAGGGGCCAAGGGTGACGGATACACGGTGACTTTTTTGCCGGCCGAATTGACCATTCTTCCGCATCTGGGCTTGCTGCCGATTACCTATGAGAAGTTCAAACCCATCGCTCAGACAAATTTTGACCCTTCCGCCATTACCGTAAGGCAAGGCGCGCCGTGGCAAACCGTAAATGAATTTCTCGACTTTGCGAAAGCGCATCCAGGCGAATTGAAAATGGGAAACGCAGGAACGGGAAGTATTTGGCATTTAGCTGCCATAACGTTGGAACGGGAAACAGGTGTGAGGTTCGCACATATTCCCTTTGAAGGTGCCGGGCCCGCCGTTTCCGCTTTAATGGACGGTTTTGTGGATGCGGTGCCGGTGAGTCCCGCTGAAGTGAAAAAGTATGTGGACGAAGGAAAGCTGCGGACACTGGCGGTTAACGCCGACAAGCGCTCTGATGCGCTGCCGGGCGTTCCCACTCTGGAGGAGCAGACCGGAATACATGTGAATTTCACAGGTACATGGAGGGGACTTGCTGTACCCAAGGATACACCGGACGCGATTGCGGATATACTCGCCGGGGCATTTATCAAGGGAACCGAAGACAAGGCCTTCCGTGAGTATATGAACGTAAATGGACTTGGCCTGCTGGTTAAGGACGGCAAAGCCTTCTCCCGGCAATTGAAAGAAAGCGATGATACATTCGCCCAAATGATTCCGGAGCTGGGACTCAGCCGCAAGTGA
- the kdgT gene encoding 2-keto-3-deoxygluconate transporter, whose translation MKIKQTLDKIPGGMMLVPLFLGAVIHTAFPNAGEYFGGFTKGLMTGTVPILAVWFFCMGAAIDVRATGTVIRKSGTLVLTKIAVAWVVAMIAIRFLPEGGVQSGFFAGLSVLAIISAMDMTNGGLYASIMQQYGTKEESGAFVLMSLESGPLVTMLILGSTGAAVFEPHLFVGAVLPFLIGFLLGNLDHDLRAYFGKATQTLIPFFGFALGSSIDLGVIVDTGLLGILLGVVVIIITGVPLILADKFIGKGNGTAGLAASSTAGAAVANPMLVANMKPEFLPAAESATALVAASVIVTSILVPIITAYYSDYMKKKNPPLTKGPVDMQTQKTAI comes from the coding sequence ATGAAAATTAAACAGACCTTAGATAAGATTCCCGGCGGTATGATGCTGGTTCCATTATTTCTTGGAGCTGTCATCCACACGGCTTTTCCGAATGCGGGCGAGTACTTTGGCGGCTTCACCAAAGGCCTGATGACAGGAACTGTGCCTATTCTGGCCGTCTGGTTCTTCTGTATGGGCGCTGCCATTGATGTCAGGGCAACCGGAACTGTCATCCGTAAATCCGGTACACTCGTATTGACCAAGATTGCCGTAGCCTGGGTAGTCGCCATGATTGCCATTCGGTTTCTGCCTGAGGGCGGTGTGCAAAGCGGATTTTTTGCCGGATTATCTGTTCTGGCGATCATTTCCGCAATGGATATGACCAACGGCGGCCTGTACGCTTCCATTATGCAGCAATATGGAACCAAGGAAGAATCCGGCGCATTTGTACTGATGTCATTGGAATCCGGGCCGCTCGTAACCATGCTGATTCTGGGCAGCACCGGGGCAGCCGTATTCGAACCGCATCTGTTTGTAGGCGCTGTGCTTCCTTTCCTGATCGGCTTCCTGCTGGGTAACCTGGACCATGATCTGCGCGCCTATTTCGGCAAAGCTACACAGACACTTATTCCCTTCTTCGGGTTCGCACTGGGCAGCTCGATCGACCTGGGTGTAATTGTAGATACAGGCCTGCTCGGTATTCTGCTGGGTGTCGTTGTCATTATTATTACAGGTGTCCCGCTGATTTTGGCGGACAAATTCATTGGCAAAGGTAACGGGACTGCCGGACTTGCCGCCTCCAGTACTGCCGGTGCTGCTGTAGCGAACCCGATGCTGGTCGCCAACATGAAACCCGAATTCCTGCCAGCCGCCGAGTCAGCAACCGCGCTTGTGGCTGCATCGGTTATCGTAACCTCCATTCTTGTACCGATCATTACAGCGTACTACTCCGATTATATGAAAAAGAAGAACCCGCCCCTTACTAAGGGCCCTGTAGATATGCAGACTCAGAAAACTGCAATATAA
- a CDS encoding bifunctional transcriptional activator/DNA repair enzyme AdaA, which yields MEQALFERVYESVVRREPTYDGVYYTAVLTTHIVCRPSCRARTPKPGNVVFYESLEQAVAAGFRPCKRCRPEEGGVLRPDAVLAAEADQLMEAQFGQKVTLEMLAGWLRVSPFHLQRTYKRVTGRSPAGRLDQLRIEKACALLTDTELAVAEVGQAVSFRGPSHFTAWFTRKTGLPPTEYRAQFKGGIHHE from the coding sequence ATGGAACAGGCATTATTCGAGCGGGTCTACGAATCCGTTGTGCGGCGTGAGCCGACCTATGATGGCGTATATTATACGGCGGTGCTGACGACACATATTGTCTGCCGCCCGTCCTGCCGGGCGAGGACGCCGAAGCCGGGCAATGTGGTTTTTTATGAATCCTTGGAGCAGGCGGTAGCCGCCGGATTCAGGCCCTGCAAAAGATGCCGCCCGGAGGAAGGCGGCGTGCTGCGCCCGGACGCAGTGCTGGCGGCCGAGGCAGATCAGCTGATGGAGGCACAGTTCGGGCAGAAGGTGACATTGGAGATGCTTGCCGGATGGCTGAGGGTCAGCCCGTTCCATCTGCAGCGCACCTATAAGCGGGTCACCGGGCGGTCGCCCGCCGGGCGGCTCGATCAGCTGCGCATAGAGAAAGCCTGTGCGCTGCTCACAGATACAGAGCTAGCGGTTGCCGAGGTGGGACAAGCGGTCAGCTTTCGCGGGCCGTCCCATTTTACCGCATGGTTTACGCGGAAGACCGGTCTGCCGCCGACAGAATACCGTGCCCAATTCAAAGGAGGGATTCATCATGAGTGA
- a CDS encoding methylated-DNA--[protein]-cysteine S-methyltransferase yields the protein MSEITIYRHTLNLGSRDWTLWASEKGVVRLSFGLEERLPEGKWLNTYVPRHRYQEDQTVFEELGITREMENYFAGAAVSFRDIPLDIWGTPFQQEVWKGLATIGHGEVITYRELAERIGRPQAMRAVGTANGQNPLPVILPCHRVIGTNGTLTGYRGGLKLKQELLALEGINHVGAAGHERFAF from the coding sequence ATGAGTGAAATTACGATTTATCGTCATACCCTGAACCTGGGGAGCCGGGATTGGACCCTGTGGGCCAGTGAGAAGGGCGTGGTCCGTTTGTCTTTCGGGCTAGAAGAGCGGCTGCCTGAAGGGAAGTGGCTGAACACCTATGTTCCACGGCACCGTTATCAGGAAGATCAGACGGTGTTCGAGGAGCTGGGAATTACCCGGGAAATGGAGAACTATTTCGCGGGAGCAGCAGTCAGCTTCAGGGATATCCCGCTGGATATCTGGGGAACTCCGTTTCAGCAGGAGGTCTGGAAGGGACTGGCCACTATTGGGCATGGTGAAGTCATTACCTACCGGGAGCTTGCTGAGAGAATTGGCAGACCGCAAGCCATGCGCGCCGTGGGGACAGCCAACGGACAGAATCCGCTGCCGGTCATTCTGCCTTGTCACCGGGTCATTGGCACGAATGGCACATTGACCGGATACCGGGGAGGGCTCAAGCTGAAGCAGGAGCTGCTTGCCCTGGAAGGCATTAATCATGTGGGGGCGGCGGGCCATGAACGATTTGCTTTTTGA
- a CDS encoding DNA-3-methyladenine glycosylase family protein produces MNDLLFELPLPEFFDFGVCLEYLNRSPLECLYRMDQEGVTRYFNLDNQPLLIRLTVPGENRMHVTLLHGDIPDPGAAEWLARYIREWFDLDRDLAPFYHLAQADPLLAPLAEQHRGLRIVGIPDLFEALCWAILGQQVNLAFAYRLKQQLTAAYGGSLEWEGDVYYAFPGPEVFADVQLEELCALQLSRSKARTVLDVAALIASGGLSREALLALPSPDAAEQRLLQIRGIGPWTSQYVRMRCLDDTTAFPVGDVGLQNAVKFLTGMDRKPTPAELLKLAEPWRGWEAYATFYLWRALY; encoded by the coding sequence ATGAACGATTTGCTTTTTGAGCTGCCGCTGCCGGAATTTTTCGATTTCGGGGTCTGCCTGGAATACCTGAACCGCTCGCCGCTTGAGTGCCTATACCGGATGGATCAGGAGGGAGTGACCCGTTATTTCAATCTGGATAACCAGCCGCTGCTTATCAGGCTGACAGTTCCCGGGGAGAACAGAATGCATGTAACACTGCTGCACGGAGACATTCCCGATCCAGGGGCGGCAGAATGGCTGGCCCGCTATATCCGGGAATGGTTCGATCTGGACCGCGATCTTGCGCCATTCTACCATCTGGCGCAAGCTGATCCGCTGCTGGCACCGCTTGCTGAGCAGCATAGGGGACTTCGGATCGTCGGAATTCCCGATCTGTTCGAGGCGCTATGCTGGGCCATTCTGGGCCAACAGGTGAATCTGGCTTTTGCCTACAGGCTGAAACAGCAGCTGACCGCTGCCTACGGCGGATCGCTGGAATGGGAAGGGGATGTCTATTATGCATTCCCCGGCCCGGAAGTGTTCGCGGATGTGCAGCTGGAGGAGCTGTGCGCCCTGCAATTGTCCCGCAGCAAAGCACGGACGGTGCTGGACGTGGCTGCGCTTATAGCCAGCGGCGGCTTAAGCCGCGAAGCGCTGCTGGCGCTGCCGTCCCCGGACGCCGCCGAGCAGCGTCTGCTGCAGATCCGCGGTATCGGTCCATGGACCTCGCAGTATGTAAGGATGCGATGTCTGGATGACACCACAGCCTTCCCGGTGGGAGATGTGGGGCTGCAGAATGCGGTCAAATTTCTGACCGGCATGGACCGGAAGCCTACCCCGGCAGAGCTGCTGAAGCTGGCAGAGCCCTGGCGCGGCTGGGAGGCTTACGCCACGTTTTATTTGTGGCGGGCGCTTTATTAA
- a CDS encoding alpha/beta fold hydrolase — translation MKTKKKFKLLKIIRNIMLFVVAVLLIVMSGNGIMTMYEHKQYPAWGQYVEVKGKKMHVYTKGTKGRTIVMLPGLGTAAPVLDYEPLLNELAKHNKVVVVEPFGYGWSDLTNEKRTVDNIVGELRSALQQAGIPGPYTLLSHSASGIYSVYYANKYPDEIEAIAGIDITLPQAVEYFKESVPGIPAYMSLIAPSGVARLVAYINPSDFLPKADKGTYSDENIKLTKMITAWKAYNKDVVNEANEMERNINATKEMTFPPNLPVIIFAPKIDKVTEDGKSNITFYEEQLKNVSTHQLIVLKGHHYLHWTHYKKIADDVNAFLSASPARPF, via the coding sequence ATGAAAACGAAGAAAAAGTTCAAGTTATTGAAAATAATCAGGAACATCATGCTGTTTGTAGTCGCAGTCCTGCTTATAGTTATGTCGGGTAACGGCATAATGACAATGTATGAGCATAAGCAATATCCGGCATGGGGCCAGTATGTTGAAGTGAAGGGCAAAAAAATGCATGTGTACACGAAGGGAACAAAGGGCCGCACAATTGTAATGTTACCCGGGCTGGGGACAGCCGCACCTGTGCTGGATTATGAACCTTTGCTTAATGAATTGGCCAAACACAATAAAGTGGTAGTCGTAGAGCCTTTTGGGTATGGCTGGAGTGATCTTACCAATGAAAAGCGGACGGTGGACAACATCGTCGGGGAACTCCGCAGCGCGCTGCAGCAAGCGGGCATCCCGGGCCCATACACGCTTTTGTCCCACTCTGCATCCGGCATCTACAGTGTGTATTATGCCAATAAATATCCCGATGAAATCGAAGCGATTGCCGGAATTGATATCACCCTGCCGCAGGCTGTGGAGTATTTCAAGGAATCTGTACCTGGGATCCCTGCATATATGAGCCTGATTGCACCAAGCGGTGTGGCCAGACTTGTAGCCTATATCAATCCGTCAGATTTCCTGCCAAAAGCGGACAAGGGCACGTATTCTGATGAGAATATAAAACTGACCAAAATGATTACAGCCTGGAAAGCGTACAATAAAGACGTAGTAAATGAAGCGAATGAAATGGAGCGTAACATCAACGCAACGAAAGAAATGACCTTTCCGCCCAATTTGCCTGTGATAATTTTTGCGCCCAAGATAGATAAGGTAACTGAAGACGGCAAGTCCAATATCACCTTCTACGAAGAGCAGCTCAAGAATGTAAGCACCCATCAACTTATCGTATTAAAAGGGCATCATTATCTGCATTGGACACACTATAAGAAAATAGCCGATGATGTGAATGCATTCTTAAGTGCTTCCCCGGCTCGCCCTTTTTGA